Sequence from the Curtobacterium sp. MCLR17_007 genome:
AGGAACGACTCGGCGAGATCCTCGAGGCACGCGCGTTCGACCGGTTCGACGAGGTGTGGGCCGACGACGTCGTGGACCACGACCCCGCTCCGGACCAGGCCCCGGGGCTGGCCGGCATCGTGGACTTCTGGCAGCAGTTCACGACGGCGTTCCCGGACCTGGCGCTCGAGCCGGACCCGCTCGTCGTGACCGACGACTACATCACCGCGGTCTTCACCATCCGCGGCACGCACACCGGCGTGTTCCAGGGCCACCAGCCGACCGGCAAGGCCTTCACCGTCCGAGGCATCCAGGTGTCGAGGTTCCGTGACGGCAAGATCGCCGAACGCTGGGGCGCCACCGACGAGAAGGGCCTCGCGGCTCAGCTCGGACTCGACGCCTGACCCCTGACCCCTGACCCCTGACCCCTGACCCCTGACCCCTGACGACCATAACCACACGAGGAGCACCACCATGAGCGATCCCGGCATCAGCCCCGTCGACGACTTCGACTC
This genomic interval carries:
- a CDS encoding ester cyclase, translating into MTAEQNQQAQERLGEILEARAFDRFDEVWADDVVDHDPAPDQAPGLAGIVDFWQQFTTAFPDLALEPDPLVVTDDYITAVFTIRGTHTGVFQGHQPTGKAFTVRGIQVSRFRDGKIAERWGATDEKGLAAQLGLDA